The segment CGGTCGCCCGGTTTATAGCGCCCCCGTCGTCCGTGCGGAGGGGAGGTCTTCGCCAGTACTTTCTCCTTCATGGCCAGCGTCGCCTCGAGATAGATTTGCGTAGTTTCAACACGCTCGTGACCCAGCCACAGCGCGATCACGGAACGGTCGACGCCCCCTTGGAGAAGTTCCATGGCCGTCGTGTGCCTCAATCGATGGACAGTGACCCGCTTGTCTCTCAACGAAGGGCACACGCGGGAAGCCGTCATGCGATGCTTGTTCAGCAAGTACTGCACGCCGTGGACGCTGAGTCGTTCACCTCGGGCGCTGGGGAACAGGATGTTTCCGTCACCTCGCTGGGGCTCACGCAACCAGGCCTTCAAGACAACGAGGGTGGATCGGGCGATGGGCGTACAGCGTTCTTTGCGCCCCTTTCCAATTACCCGCACGTGGGCACCGGTTCCCAGAATCATGTCCTGCCGTTGGAGTCCGCTCATCTCCGAGAGGCGCAGGCCAGTTTGTACGGCCAGCAAAATGAAGGCGTGATCACGGCGGCCCGACCAAGTGCGCTGATCCGGAGCCGCCAGTAAGGCATCCACTTCCGGGCGGGTGAGAAATTGAACCAAGGTTCGGGTAAAACGCTTGCTGGGGATGGCCAGCACACGTTGGATCTGGGCGGAATGGGCTGGCGCCTCGAAGGCTGCAAAACGAAAGAAAGAGTGCAGAGCCGTAAGACGTAGATTGCGGCTCCGAATGCTGACGCCTTGATGCATCTCCAAATGATCCAGAAACGCCATGACCAAGGGTGCATCGATCTCCTGGAAGTTTAGCTGCGACGGTGCTTTGTGTAATCGCTGCTCGGTGAACTTCAGGAACTGACGGAAGGTGTCACGATAGGAACTGACGGTGTGAGGACTCGCCTGACGCTGCTGCATCAGGCGCTGAGTGAAAAAACGCTCCAATAGCGCTGCCAGGCCGAGGGAGGTGTTCATAGCCGACCCTCCCAGCGCTGCTCTAACCGCCGCATCGCTTCACGCATGAGTTCCGGGGAGCCTTCCAAATACCACTGGGTGTCGGCGACGTGCACATGGCCAAGGTAGGCAGACAACAAGGGAAGTCGCCGCTCGGGATCCTGACCGGACTGATACCATTGCACGAGGGTATTCGTCGCAAAGCGATGACGCAGGTCGTGCAGACGAGGGCCATGACTGTCCGAGGGGCCCCGCAGACCGATCTGTCGAGACAACGCATAGAACGTTCGATGAATCTCTCCGCCATCCAATCGATGGCCCCGGTTGGAGACGAACAAATAAGAGGACACTACTCGTCCCACCCAATGGCGCCGACGTCTGGCGATATAGTCCGCCAGCACCGCACAGGTCGAGGCATGCAAAGGTACGAGGCGAGTTTTACCGAACTTGGCGCCGCGGATCGTCAACACCGCCGCCTCCAGATCCACATCTTG is part of the Terriglobia bacterium genome and harbors:
- a CDS encoding site-specific integrase, producing MNTSLGLAALLERFFTQRLMQQRQASPHTVSSYRDTFRQFLKFTEQRLHKAPSQLNFQEIDAPLVMAFLDHLEMHQGVSIRSRNLRLTALHSFFRFAAFEAPAHSAQIQRVLAIPSKRFTRTLVQFLTRPEVDALLAAPDQRTWSGRRDHAFILLAVQTGLRLSEMSGLQRQDMILGTGAHVRVIGKGRKERCTPIARSTLVVLKAWLREPQRGDGNILFPSARGERLSVHGVQYLLNKHRMTASRVCPSLRDKRVTVHRLRHTTAMELLQGGVDRSVIALWLGHERVETTQIYLEATLAMKEKVLAKTSPPHGRRGRYKPGDRLLAFLSDL
- a CDS encoding tyrosine-type recombinase/integrase, with protein sequence MTTLRDAVGEYLKLRRSLGFKLHETGKLLLAFVQFMEEQRSSYITAPLALAWAQQSSTVQPAEWARRLSVVRTFARHRSATDLRTQIPPPGLLPFQPKRARPYLYSAEEIRSLLRAALRMPYRYKRDKLRPQVFYCLLGLLSVSGLRLGEARNLELQDVDLEAAVLTIRGAKFGKTRLVPLHASTCAVLADYIARRRRHWVGRVVSSYLFVSNRGHRLDGGEIHRTFYALSRQIGLRGPSDSHGPRLHDLRHRFATNTLVQWYQSGQDPERRLPLLSAYLGHVHVADTQWYLEGSPELMREAMRRLEQRWEGRL